The following are encoded in a window of Candidatus Cloacimonadota bacterium genomic DNA:
- a CDS encoding amidohydrolase family protein has protein sequence MKFLLKNGLIWFKSGFRKQDILIENQKIVEISDNINSLYTQEIDCTDCYVIPGVIDLHVHTGEPIKDLLLAEEESITTISSLKGGVTSIGTFITETVKDSIKESYPNRKKRFYRLPITTRWHLTPVVTKLSQLKDLLIQDCDIKLYTTYKEAGIYSSYKRISEMMIYLKGLGLRMKREPVRILIHCEDNTIIEEKRQSIPFDKPFTYTLRRPEIAEIKAVDEVLNLAVKHNYPLHIVHVSSPESALLIKEAKKSAPVTCETAPQYLFLNEEILLKKNGHRWLCTPPLRSERSRGKMVELAQEGIFDAFASDHCPFAVYDKDRYASEPDKVPMGLPGVGALLPLLYEGLVASGKMSLSTLITHLTTNPARILNIYPEKGIIQENSDADLVIFKIIEEEKSAQVQPTVAIAHNPWADRQTSLSIKKVLVKGKLMVDL, from the coding sequence ATGAAGTTTCTGTTAAAAAATGGTTTAATATGGTTTAAATCAGGTTTTAGAAAACAAGATATCTTAATAGAAAATCAAAAGATAGTAGAGATATCAGACAATATTAATTCACTTTATACTCAAGAGATTGATTGTACAGATTGTTATGTGATACCGGGGGTTATTGATCTGCATGTTCATACAGGAGAACCAATTAAGGACCTGTTGTTGGCAGAAGAAGAATCAATTACTACTATTAGTAGTTTAAAAGGGGGAGTAACATCAATTGGTACTTTTATTACCGAAACCGTAAAAGATTCCATAAAAGAATCTTATCCAAACAGAAAAAAACGATTCTATCGTTTACCAATTACAACAAGATGGCATTTAACACCTGTTGTAACTAAGTTGAGTCAACTGAAGGACCTTTTAATACAAGATTGTGATATTAAACTATATACGACATATAAAGAAGCCGGTATATATTCATCATATAAAAGAATTTCTGAGATGATGATTTACCTGAAAGGACTTGGTTTGCGTATGAAAAGAGAACCTGTCAGGATATTAATCCATTGTGAAGATAATACGATCATAGAAGAAAAACGACAGAGTATTCCCTTTGACAAGCCCTTTACCTATACATTGAGACGTCCTGAAATAGCTGAGATAAAAGCTGTTGATGAGGTTCTAAATTTAGCTGTAAAGCATAATTACCCTCTACATATAGTTCACGTCTCCTCTCCAGAATCTGCTTTATTGATCAAAGAAGCTAAAAAATCAGCTCCAGTTACCTGTGAAACTGCACCACAATATCTCTTCCTAAATGAAGAAATATTGCTTAAAAAAAATGGTCATCGTTGGCTTTGTACCCCTCCTTTACGATCAGAAAGATCTCGCGGAAAGATGGTTGAATTAGCTCAGGAAGGTATATTTGATGCTTTCGCATCAGATCATTGCCCTTTTGCTGTCTATGACAAAGACAGATATGCTTCAGAACCAGACAAGGTTCCGATGGGATTGCCAGGAGTTGGTGCTCTACTCCCTCTATTGTATGAAGGTCTTGTCGCCAGCGGTAAGATGAGTCTTTCAACATTGATCACGCATTTAACAACTAATCCTGCCAGAATTTTGAATATCTATCCAGAAAAGGGGATAATTCAAGAAAACTCGGATGCTGATTTAGTGATCTTTAAAATTATTGAGGAAGAAAAAAGTGCACAAGTTCAACCAACAGTAGCAATAGCTCATAACCCCTGGGCAGATAGACAGACTTCGTTATCAATAAAGAAAGTCCTTGTGAAAGGGAAACTAATGGTTGATCTCTAA
- the thrC gene encoding threonine synthase: MYFLSYRCTLCQAEYQRSEVQYLCPDCSKDNKKGTPLKGVLEVLFDYQKIAEQWRIKPNIELFSPIEKRYYPEIPVGNTPFYRTIRLEKYLQRSNIWIKNDALNPSGSLKDRASYLMVAEAKRLGYDTIVTASTGNAASALAAMAAAQGIKAVIFVPANAPQAKIAQIKIHNAQLIEVNGDYDEAFFQSLEYTAQQDGLNRNTAYHPFTVEGKKSAGLEIFVQNGCKVPDWIIIPVGDGVILAGIYKAFIDLQRAKIIDRIPKLLAVQSNSSAAIVNYWQTGEYENAVSPETIADSISVKAPSNAYWARQCLIDSNGYGTTVTDEEILNSQKKLAETTGVYAEPAASATMAGLIKGLEINLFTPDDQIVLLITGHGLKSRFFERIEKQ, translated from the coding sequence ATGTATTTTCTATCATATCGTTGTACCCTCTGTCAGGCAGAATATCAGAGATCGGAAGTCCAATATCTCTGCCCTGATTGTAGCAAAGACAATAAGAAAGGAACCCCTTTAAAGGGTGTATTAGAAGTTTTATTTGACTATCAAAAGATCGCAGAACAATGGCGTATAAAACCTAACATAGAGCTCTTCTCTCCTATAGAGAAGCGATATTATCCGGAAATCCCGGTAGGTAATACCCCCTTTTATCGCACTATAAGATTAGAAAAATATCTCCAGAGATCTAATATCTGGATCAAAAATGATGCCCTTAATCCTAGCGGTTCACTGAAAGATAGAGCTTCTTATCTCATGGTTGCAGAAGCCAAACGATTAGGGTATGATACGATAGTTACTGCCTCAACAGGAAACGCAGCCAGTGCTTTAGCTGCAATGGCAGCAGCTCAAGGTATTAAAGCAGTTATTTTTGTTCCAGCTAATGCACCTCAAGCGAAAATTGCCCAGATCAAAATCCATAATGCCCAATTGATAGAAGTTAACGGTGATTATGATGAAGCATTTTTTCAATCATTGGAATATACAGCCCAACAGGATGGTCTGAATAGAAATACCGCTTACCATCCTTTCACTGTTGAAGGGAAGAAATCTGCCGGATTAGAGATATTCGTTCAAAACGGATGTAAAGTACCTGACTGGATAATAATCCCAGTGGGAGATGGAGTTATTTTGGCAGGAATTTATAAAGCATTTATTGATCTACAAAGAGCCAAGATCATTGATAGAATACCGAAATTATTAGCAGTTCAATCAAACTCATCTGCTGCTATAGTAAATTATTGGCAGACAGGTGAGTATGAAAATGCTGTAAGTCCAGAGACCATCGCCGATTCTATCTCCGTTAAAGCCCCGAGTAATGCGTATTGGGCAAGACAATGTCTCATTGACAGTAATGGTTATGGTACCACTGTTACGGATGAAGAGATTCTCAATAGCCAGAAGAAACTGGCAGAGACCACAGGGGTTTATGCAGAGCCAGCAGCATCTGCAACTATGGCGGGATTGATTAAAGGACTTGAGATAAATCTCTTTACTCCGGATGACCAGATAGTCCTCTTAATTACCGGTCACGGATTAAAAAGCAGATTTTTCGAAAGAATTGAAAAGCAATGA
- a CDS encoding YgeY family selenium metabolism-linked hydrolase, whose protein sequence is MYKEIRDKAFQYEADTVGYLADMISIPSYSTKEAEVISYIRQVMESLQFDDVRVDGLGNVIGKIGNGSRSIAFDAHIDTVYAGNLDLWLSDPFAPVVKDGMIIGRGSVDQKSGMASMLTAARIIKDLGLNSQFTIYFTGTVMEEDCDGLCWQYIIKEEQIKPELVVITEPTNLNIYRGHRGRMEIMIHAKGLSCHGSAPERGDNAIYKISRIALEIEKLHQRLRSDPFLGKGSVTVTQVFFTSPSQCAVPDSASIQLDRRLTWGETKETALAEIAEACSLAGYPEAVIEVLNYNEPAFTGITYPTEKYYPAWVLPADSPWLVKASESYQQTLDRKPFIDKWTFSTNGVAISGMYGIPCLGLGPGNEVQAHAPNEACPITHLNEAAAFYAALVYRLNQDNE, encoded by the coding sequence TTGTATAAGGAAATACGGGATAAGGCGTTTCAATACGAAGCTGATACGGTAGGCTATCTTGCTGATATGATCAGTATTCCCTCCTATTCAACAAAAGAAGCAGAAGTAATTTCGTATATCCGACAGGTCATGGAATCGTTACAATTTGATGATGTGCGAGTTGATGGCTTGGGTAATGTGATCGGTAAGATCGGCAATGGTTCCCGTTCAATTGCTTTTGATGCCCATATTGACACAGTATATGCGGGAAATCTTGATCTATGGCTCTCTGATCCTTTTGCACCGGTCGTGAAGGACGGAATGATTATTGGAAGAGGTAGTGTGGACCAAAAGAGTGGTATGGCATCTATGCTAACTGCTGCTCGAATAATTAAAGATCTTGGCTTAAATAGTCAATTTACGATATATTTTACCGGTACAGTAATGGAAGAAGACTGCGATGGTTTATGTTGGCAATATATTATCAAAGAAGAGCAGATAAAACCAGAATTAGTGGTAATTACGGAACCAACAAATCTCAATATATATCGTGGACATCGTGGCAGAATGGAGATCATGATCCATGCAAAAGGACTCTCTTGTCATGGTTCGGCACCTGAAAGAGGAGATAACGCTATTTATAAAATCAGTCGTATTGCTCTGGAGATAGAAAAATTACATCAAAGATTAAGAAGTGACCCTTTTTTAGGAAAGGGGAGTGTCACGGTTACTCAGGTTTTCTTTACTTCTCCTTCTCAATGTGCAGTTCCTGATTCAGCAAGTATCCAGCTCGACAGAAGACTGACATGGGGAGAAACGAAAGAAACTGCGCTGGCTGAAATAGCAGAAGCTTGCAGTTTAGCCGGTTATCCGGAAGCCGTGATTGAAGTACTAAACTACAATGAACCTGCTTTTACAGGTATTACTTACCCGACCGAAAAGTACTATCCGGCATGGGTACTACCGGCAGACTCTCCTTGGTTAGTCAAAGCGAGTGAAAGCTATCAGCAAACCTTAGATAGAAAACCCTTTATTGATAAATGGACTTTTAGCACAAATGGTGTTGCAATTTCCGGAATGTATGGTATTCCCTGTTTGGGTCTCGGACCCGGTAATGAAGTTCAAGCACATGCTCCCAATGAAGCATGCCCAATAACTCATCTTAATGAAGCAGCTGCTTTTTATGCTGCTTTAGTATATCGTTTGAATCAGGACAATGAGTAA
- the ssnA gene encoding putative aminohydrolase SsnA — MNHLLLSNCTILTFSPEKPLIEKSSILIQNGEISKIASINEFKDYSGESLDFSGKIVMPGLINAHHHFYSTLVKGLTKAEPAVNFNEVLKNLWWRLDIKLQEEDIYFSTLLSIIEAIKHGTTTIIDHHASPGNVKGSLKTISKAVEESGIRACLCYEVSDRDGEKVTSDGINENIDWLKRVSKEDNQFLKGLFGMHAAFTLSDKTLEKISEVSRDLDCGFHLHVAEAQSDEDYSIRHFNKRVVERLAYFGLLNDKSIAAHCVHINDKEMEILADKGVGVVHNPQSNLNNAVGIANVIKMVNKGLIVGLGTDAMTNNMLEEIRVALWAQHWRQENPSVGFGEIGSTLTINNPLIANRYWQKPLGIIKEGYAADIIALDYLPPTPLTEQNWLGHLIYGISQSAVDTTIINGKVLFWNKQLFLDIEEEETTRKSQEIAQKLWNRF; from the coding sequence ATGAATCATTTATTGTTATCAAATTGTACGATTTTAACTTTTAGTCCAGAGAAACCCTTAATTGAAAAGAGTTCTATTCTTATACAGAATGGAGAGATATCAAAAATAGCATCAATAAACGAATTCAAAGATTATTCCGGCGAAAGTCTTGATTTTTCCGGAAAGATCGTCATGCCCGGTTTGATTAATGCCCATCATCATTTTTATAGCACTCTTGTTAAAGGTTTAACTAAAGCAGAACCAGCCGTTAATTTCAACGAAGTTCTAAAAAATCTCTGGTGGCGTTTAGATATCAAACTGCAAGAAGAAGATATCTATTTCAGCACTCTATTATCTATTATCGAAGCAATTAAACATGGAACTACTACTATTATTGACCATCATGCCAGTCCCGGCAATGTAAAAGGTTCTCTGAAAACTATTTCTAAAGCAGTAGAAGAATCTGGGATTCGTGCATGTCTCTGTTATGAGGTATCTGATAGAGACGGTGAAAAAGTTACATCAGACGGTATTAATGAAAACATTGACTGGTTGAAGAGAGTATCTAAAGAGGATAATCAGTTTCTTAAAGGACTGTTTGGTATGCATGCTGCCTTTACACTGAGTGACAAGACATTAGAAAAGATCTCCGAAGTCAGCAGAGACCTTGATTGTGGTTTTCATCTTCATGTTGCTGAAGCTCAATCAGATGAGGATTATAGTATCCGTCATTTTAATAAAAGAGTAGTTGAGAGATTGGCATATTTTGGATTACTGAATGACAAATCAATTGCTGCTCACTGCGTTCACATAAACGACAAAGAGATGGAAATCTTAGCTGATAAAGGAGTAGGAGTAGTGCATAATCCACAATCTAATCTTAACAATGCAGTTGGAATCGCTAACGTGATAAAAATGGTCAATAAGGGATTGATAGTTGGATTAGGAACCGATGCCATGACCAACAATATGTTAGAAGAGATCAGAGTAGCACTCTGGGCTCAACATTGGAGACAAGAAAATCCTTCAGTTGGTTTTGGAGAAATTGGTTCCACCTTGACCATAAATAATCCTTTAATCGCCAATAGATATTGGCAAAAACCACTCGGGATAATTAAAGAAGGTTATGCCGCTGATATTATTGCTCTTGACTATCTACCCCCGACCCCATTAACAGAACAGAACTGGCTTGGACATCTCATCTATGGTATATCACAATCTGCAGTTGACACTACAATAATAAACGGTAAAGTACTGTTTTGGAATAAACAATTATTTCTTGACATAGAAGAGGAAGAAACGACAAGAAAATCTCAAGAAATAGCTCAAAAACTCTGGAATAGATTTTAA
- a CDS encoding S8 family serine peptidase, producing MKRNVLFISLVIIISSVLALYAVDNNVSFGERPFIDIYQVPDEAMEPGRVWLQFQRVYTEYLDQAELTRDQNGILIFGLPEIDELNSLFEVHTITKLFDSPALKNEFAARHRLWGFHLWYELRFDSEEDIRDIVMAYRKLKEIISWVGPEYKKQLVFDEAERVSRWIPDDPQFSNQWHYHNTGQAGGTPGADISLVDAWDIEKGDPNVVVAIIDDGIQINHPDLAANIWDGVGYNFVNNSPNISPGNHGTHVAGTVAAVNNNAVGVSGVAGGSEAGDGISLMSCQVFSGSSSGGFHLAPIYAADNGASISQNSWGYSVAGAYDQAVLDAIDYFNANGGGDALIGGITIFAAGNSNSSGAWYPGYYSGAFSVAATNNQDIRSSYSTYGTWVDISAPGGQTSPQTQGGVLSTITDSSYAYYQGTSMACPHASGVAALIVSLAFGQLTAQEVADILRDTTDDHYHLNPNFIGQLGTGRLNAYSALQETQDYIGGVLNPRSFNITSVTTDQIDLSWVRNDNNDEVLLVWSDDGEFGFPEEGALYQVGQPLENGGIVLYSGGNTSYNHTELEQATRYYYKVFSYNFEYEYSRGRTVSALTDYFPFTLPFVEDFDETAMLPDFWSTISTGNSWQVGTFSGGLTGTTGNYAYVTSPTFGSINSDLITPRFDFSDFSEVNLTFTHYFTKGWLFAASATISYSIDNGNTWTSLQSWSSSISNPSYFNQSIPALTGESHVKFRWNFTTSLVNGSWSIDDIQINGNLLAINEPTNVQIIIEESNIVISWDRVEYATGYIVETANAPDSVFEDSTESGFFTEEGNTIYWQTEVIDPIKLFRVRAVSE from the coding sequence ATGAAAAGAAATGTTTTATTTATTTCGTTAGTCATCATTATTAGTTCTGTTTTGGCTTTATATGCTGTAGATAATAATGTTAGTTTTGGAGAACGCCCTTTCATCGATATTTATCAAGTCCCTGATGAGGCGATGGAACCGGGTAGAGTTTGGTTACAATTTCAGAGAGTTTATACCGAGTATCTTGATCAAGCTGAATTAACAAGAGACCAAAATGGTATTTTAATATTCGGTCTACCTGAAATAGATGAACTGAACAGCTTATTTGAAGTCCATACAATAACGAAACTTTTTGATAGTCCTGCCTTGAAAAATGAATTTGCAGCTCGTCATCGTTTATGGGGCTTTCATCTCTGGTATGAATTACGCTTTGATTCAGAAGAGGATATCAGAGATATAGTTATGGCTTATCGAAAGCTAAAAGAGATTATTAGCTGGGTCGGACCGGAATACAAAAAGCAGCTGGTTTTTGACGAAGCTGAGCGTGTAAGTCGTTGGATACCAGACGATCCACAGTTTAGTAATCAATGGCATTATCATAATACCGGTCAGGCAGGAGGAACTCCCGGAGCTGATATCAGTTTGGTTGATGCTTGGGATATAGAAAAAGGAGATCCTAATGTTGTTGTTGCTATAATAGATGACGGTATACAGATTAATCATCCCGATCTTGCAGCTAATATATGGGATGGTGTGGGCTATAATTTCGTCAATAATAGTCCTAATATTTCTCCCGGAAATCATGGAACCCATGTAGCTGGGACAGTGGCAGCCGTTAATAACAACGCTGTTGGTGTTTCAGGAGTGGCAGGTGGATCAGAAGCAGGTGATGGTATAAGTCTGATGTCTTGTCAAGTCTTCAGTGGCAGTAGTAGTGGTGGTTTTCATCTTGCTCCGATCTATGCAGCAGATAACGGTGCCAGTATTTCTCAGAATAGCTGGGGCTATAGTGTTGCAGGAGCCTATGATCAGGCAGTACTTGATGCGATTGATTATTTCAATGCCAATGGTGGAGGTGATGCGCTTATCGGCGGAATTACAATTTTCGCAGCCGGCAATAGTAATTCTAGCGGAGCATGGTATCCAGGATACTATTCAGGCGCATTTTCTGTAGCGGCAACCAATAATCAGGACATACGATCATCATATTCAACTTACGGCACTTGGGTAGATATATCGGCACCGGGTGGTCAAACCAGTCCTCAGACACAAGGTGGTGTTCTCAGCACAATAACCGATAGCAGTTATGCCTATTATCAAGGTACTTCCATGGCGTGTCCTCATGCTTCAGGAGTAGCAGCACTGATAGTATCTTTAGCATTTGGTCAATTGACAGCTCAAGAAGTAGCAGATATTTTGCGTGACACTACAGATGATCATTATCATCTCAATCCCAATTTTATTGGACAATTAGGAACAGGACGACTGAATGCTTATTCTGCTTTACAAGAGACACAAGATTATATTGGAGGGGTTCTTAATCCACGAAGTTTCAATATCACATCGGTTACAACAGATCAAATAGATCTTTCTTGGGTTCGAAATGATAATAACGACGAAGTTTTATTGGTTTGGTCAGATGATGGAGAGTTTGGTTTTCCCGAAGAAGGGGCTTTATATCAGGTTGGGCAACCCTTAGAGAATGGTGGTATTGTGCTTTATAGTGGGGGTAATACTTCCTATAACCATACAGAATTAGAACAAGCTACCAGATATTATTACAAAGTATTTTCATACAATTTTGAGTATGAATATTCCAGAGGAAGAACAGTTTCAGCTTTGACCGATTATTTCCCTTTTACTTTACCATTTGTTGAAGATTTCGATGAGACGGCAATGCTACCGGATTTTTGGTCAACGATCAGTACTGGTAATTCCTGGCAGGTTGGAACTTTCTCAGGAGGACTCACAGGAACTACAGGGAATTATGCATATGTTACCAGCCCTACTTTTGGTTCTATAAACAGTGATTTAATAACTCCCAGATTCGATTTCTCTGATTTTTCCGAAGTAAATCTGACTTTCACTCATTATTTTACTAAAGGATGGCTCTTTGCTGCTTCAGCTACAATATCTTACAGTATCGATAATGGTAATACATGGACATCACTACAATCATGGTCTTCTTCAATAAGTAATCCTTCATATTTTAATCAGAGTATTCCTGCCTTAACAGGTGAATCTCATGTCAAATTTAGATGGAATTTTACTACCTCGTTGGTGAATGGTAGTTGGTCAATTGACGATATCCAAATCAACGGCAACTTATTGGCTATAAATGAACCAACAAATGTTCAGATCATTATAGAAGAAAGTAACATTGTTATTAGCTGGGATAGAGTTGAGTATGCTACAGGTTATATTGTAGAAACCGCCAATGCCCCTGACTCTGTTTTTGAAGATTCAACGGAATCTGGTTTCTTTACTGAAGAGGGAAATACGATTTACTGGCAAACAGAAGTAATTGATCCTATAAAACTATTTCGTGTTAGAGCAGTATCGGAATAA